In Piliocolobus tephrosceles isolate RC106 chromosome 6, ASM277652v3, whole genome shotgun sequence, the following are encoded in one genomic region:
- the REM2 gene encoding GTP-binding protein REM 2 isoform X2, protein MHTDPDTDMDMDTETTALCPSGSRRASPPGTPTPEADTTLLKKPEKLLAELDRSGLPSVPGAPRRRGSMPVPYKHQLRRAQAVDELDWPPQASSSGSSDSLGSGEAAPAQKDGIFKVMLVGESGVGKSTLAGTFGGLQGDSAHEPENPEDTYERRIVVDKEEVTLVVYDIWEQGDAGGWLQDHCLQTGDAFLIVFSVTDRRSFSKVPETLLRLRAGRPHHDLPVILVGNKSDLARSREVSLEEGRHLAGTLSCKHIETSAALHHNTRELFEGAVRQIRLRRGRSRAGGQRPEPGSPEGPAAPARRESLTKKAKRFLANLVPRNAKFFKQRSRSCHDLSVL, encoded by the exons ATGCACACGGACCCGGACACAGACATGGACATGGACACAGAAACCACAGCACTCTGCCCCTCTGGCAGCCGCCGGGCCTCCCCTCCAGGGACGCCCACGCCAG AAGCAGATACCACGCTACTAAAGAAGCCAGAGAAACTGTTGGCAGAGTTGGACCGGAGCGGGCTACCCTCTGTCCCTGGGGCCCCCAGACGAAGAGGCAGTATGCCTGTCCCCTACAAGCATCAGCTTCGGCGGGCCCAGGCTGTAGATGAACTTGACTGGCCACCTCAGGCCTCATCGTCTGGCTCCTCTGACTCCTTGGGCTCAGGGGAGGCAGCCCCTGCTCAAAAGGATGGCATCTTCAAGGTCATGCTAGTGGGGGAGAGCGGCGTGGGCAAGAGCACCCTAGCAGGCACTTTTGGTGGTCTCCAGGGAGACAGTGCTCATGAACCAGAGAACCCAG AGGATACCTATGAAAGACGCATCGTGGTGGATAAGGAGGAAGTGACTCTAGTCGTTTATGATATCTGGGAACAG GGGGATGCAGGAGGGTGGCTGCAGGACCACTGCCTTCAGACCGGGGACGCCTTTCTCATCGTCTTCTCAGTCACTGACCGACGAAGCTTCTCCAAAGTTCCAGAGACCCTACTTCGGCTCCGGGCTGGGAGGCCGCACCACGACCTACCCGTTATCCTTGTTGGAAACAAGAGCGACTTGGCCCGCTCCCGGGAGGTATCACTGGAGG AGGGCCGCCACCTGGCCGGGACGCTGAGCTGCAAGCACATCGAGACGTCGGCCGCACTGCACCACAACACGCGGGAGCTCTTCGAGGGCGCGGTGCGCCAGATCCGCCTGCGGCGGGGCCGAAGCCGCGCCGGGGGCCAGAGGCCCGAGCCGGGCAGCCCCGAGGGCCCTGCGGCGCCCGCACGCCGCGAGAGCCTCACCAAGAAGGCCAAGCGGTTCCTCGCCAACCTGGTGCCGCGCAACGCCAAGTTCTTCAAGCAGCGCTCCAGGTCGTGTCACGACCTCTCGGTGCTCTGA
- the REM2 gene encoding GTP-binding protein REM 2 isoform X1, whose product MSTPVQASGDFSVRGQARHSQFLVGNGHQVGVAGPLVLEQPGLTLLHMVGHIPLIASFSLPSRFILEADTTLLKKPEKLLAELDRSGLPSVPGAPRRRGSMPVPYKHQLRRAQAVDELDWPPQASSSGSSDSLGSGEAAPAQKDGIFKVMLVGESGVGKSTLAGTFGGLQGDSAHEPENPEDTYERRIVVDKEEVTLVVYDIWEQGDAGGWLQDHCLQTGDAFLIVFSVTDRRSFSKVPETLLRLRAGRPHHDLPVILVGNKSDLARSREVSLEEGRHLAGTLSCKHIETSAALHHNTRELFEGAVRQIRLRRGRSRAGGQRPEPGSPEGPAAPARRESLTKKAKRFLANLVPRNAKFFKQRSRSCHDLSVL is encoded by the exons ATGTCAACTCCAGTTCAGGCTTCTGGAGATTTTAGTGTAAGAGGTCAGGCCAGACATTCTCAGTTCCTTGTGGGTAATGGTCATCAAGTGGGTGTAGCTGGGCCTCTGGTACTGGAACAGCCTGGATTGACCCTTCTGCATATGGTTGGGCATATCCCACTCATAGCGTCCTTTTCTTTGCCCTCCCGTTTTATTTTAGAAGCAGATACCACGCTACTAAAGAAGCCAGAGAAACTGTTGGCAGAGTTGGACCGGAGCGGGCTACCCTCTGTCCCTGGGGCCCCCAGACGAAGAGGCAGTATGCCTGTCCCCTACAAGCATCAGCTTCGGCGGGCCCAGGCTGTAGATGAACTTGACTGGCCACCTCAGGCCTCATCGTCTGGCTCCTCTGACTCCTTGGGCTCAGGGGAGGCAGCCCCTGCTCAAAAGGATGGCATCTTCAAGGTCATGCTAGTGGGGGAGAGCGGCGTGGGCAAGAGCACCCTAGCAGGCACTTTTGGTGGTCTCCAGGGAGACAGTGCTCATGAACCAGAGAACCCAG AGGATACCTATGAAAGACGCATCGTGGTGGATAAGGAGGAAGTGACTCTAGTCGTTTATGATATCTGGGAACAG GGGGATGCAGGAGGGTGGCTGCAGGACCACTGCCTTCAGACCGGGGACGCCTTTCTCATCGTCTTCTCAGTCACTGACCGACGAAGCTTCTCCAAAGTTCCAGAGACCCTACTTCGGCTCCGGGCTGGGAGGCCGCACCACGACCTACCCGTTATCCTTGTTGGAAACAAGAGCGACTTGGCCCGCTCCCGGGAGGTATCACTGGAGG AGGGCCGCCACCTGGCCGGGACGCTGAGCTGCAAGCACATCGAGACGTCGGCCGCACTGCACCACAACACGCGGGAGCTCTTCGAGGGCGCGGTGCGCCAGATCCGCCTGCGGCGGGGCCGAAGCCGCGCCGGGGGCCAGAGGCCCGAGCCGGGCAGCCCCGAGGGCCCTGCGGCGCCCGCACGCCGCGAGAGCCTCACCAAGAAGGCCAAGCGGTTCCTCGCCAACCTGGTGCCGCGCAACGCCAAGTTCTTCAAGCAGCGCTCCAGGTCGTGTCACGACCTCTCGGTGCTCTGA